In one Plasmodium reichenowi strain SY57 chromosome 7, whole genome shotgun sequence genomic region, the following are encoded:
- a CDS encoding hypothetical protein (conserved Plasmodium protein, unknown function), with protein MSRLFSFLFFCLIIVFFSSSVVFSRGNQISKCVFYDKRNKDLKQVFYVPTSDVNMYKETIRKLLSREISLLEEPLNENSNSPNMSNKKNVSNFEEIKKNDENNNRKKKEMEEKLKYIEKYRNYAKGVLKNVEFKCENVDDLKSKVKCNLCVYTEIVNNKHIRQGQIIQIFMNECMYGFYYYDNINQYTQNNEYNNKTLKDYNSTQKLDDIYFNITKDISQGNINGINFFKQQSSKYHPVCYVSE; from the coding sequence atgtcgagacttttttcattcttgttcttttgtttaattattgtttttttttcatcaaGTGTTGTGTTCTCAAGAGGGAATCAAATATCGAAATGTGTTTTTTACGATAAGAGGAACAAGGATTTGAAGCAAGTGTTTTATGTCCCCACGAGTGAtgtaaatatgtataaggagacaataagaaaattattatcaagAGAAATAAGTTTATTAGAAGAGCctttaaatgaaaattcCAACAGTCCTAATATGAGTAATAAGAAGAATGTCTCGAATTTtgaagaaattaaaaagaatgatgaaaataataatagaaaaaaaaaagaaatggaagaaaaattaaagtatatagaaaaatatagaaattATGCAAAAGgtgtattaaaaaatgtagaaTTTAAATGTGAAAATGTTGATGATTTAAAATCAAAAGTAAAATGTAATTTATGTGTCTATACAGAAATagttaataataaacatatacGACAAGGAcaaattatacaaatatttatgaatgAATGTATGTATggattttattattatgataatataaatcaatatacacaaaataatgaatataataataaaacattaaaGGATTATAATTCAACACAAAAATTAGATGATATctattttaatataacaaaagATATATCACAAGGTAATATAAACGGAATCAACTTTTTTAAACAACAATCTAGTAAATACCATCCAGTATGTTATGTAAGTGAATAA